In Micromonospora sp. NBC_01813, the following are encoded in one genomic region:
- the wrbA gene encoding NAD(P)H:quinone oxidoreductase, with amino-acid sequence MDDAIKLSVIYYSATGTTYQMAQAAVEAAEKAGAQVRLRKVRELAPEQAIRSNSGWHAHRMETEDVMEAELDDLAWSDAVIFGTPTRYGVMAAQLKQFIDGSGPLWSKGALVNKVFSGFCSTATAHGGQEATLLSLYTVVYHWGGIVVTPGYVEPSQFVGGNPYGGSHTSNNGEVPPDETALTATALTARRVVEIATAVKRGLASS; translated from the coding sequence ATGGACGACGCGATCAAACTGTCGGTGATCTACTACAGCGCGACCGGAACCACCTACCAGATGGCGCAGGCGGCGGTCGAGGCCGCGGAGAAGGCCGGCGCGCAGGTACGCCTGCGTAAGGTGCGGGAACTCGCCCCGGAGCAGGCGATCCGCTCCAACTCCGGCTGGCACGCCCACCGGATGGAGACCGAGGACGTGATGGAGGCCGAACTCGACGATCTGGCCTGGTCCGACGCGGTCATCTTCGGCACCCCCACCCGGTACGGGGTGATGGCGGCGCAGCTCAAGCAGTTCATCGACGGCAGTGGGCCGCTGTGGTCCAAGGGCGCACTGGTCAACAAGGTGTTCTCCGGTTTCTGCTCGACCGCCACCGCACACGGCGGCCAGGAAGCCACGCTGTTGTCGCTCTACACCGTCGTCTACCACTGGGGCGGAATCGTCGTCACTCCCGGATACGTGGAGCCGAGTCAGTTCGTCGGCGGTAACCCCTACGGCGGGTCCCACACCAGCAACAACGGTGAGGTGCCGCCGGACGAGACCGCGTTGACCGCCACGGCGTTGACCGCCCGGCGGGTGGTCGAGATCGCCACCGCGGTCAAGCGCGGCCTGGCCAGCTCCTGA